One part of the Rutidosis leptorrhynchoides isolate AG116_Rl617_1_P2 chromosome 1, CSIRO_AGI_Rlap_v1, whole genome shotgun sequence genome encodes these proteins:
- the LOC139870973 gene encoding ras-related protein RABA1f-like translates to MGSTYAEDDYDYLYKVVLIGDSGVGKSNLLTRFSKNEFSLDSKSTIGVEFATRSIKVDDKIVKGQIWDTAGQERYRAITSAYYRGTVGALIVYDITRKVTFENVERWLKELREHTDQNIVIMLVGNKSDLGHLRAVQTDEAKGFSEREDIFFMETSALEALNVEKAFTEVLSQIYRVMSRKALGIGNDPAFVPKGQTINIGSKDDVSAVKKAGCCSN, encoded by the exons ATGGGATCAACATATGCAGAAGACGATTACGACTATCTGTATAAGGTGGTTTTGATAGGTGATTCGGGTGTCGGTAAATCTAACCTTTTGACGCGATTTTCCAAGAACGAATTCAGCCTTGATTCCAAATCCACAATTGGGGTTGAATTCGCTACGCGTAGCATTAAAGTCGATGATAAGATCGTTAAGGGACAAATCTGGGACACTGCTGGACAAGAAAG GTATCGAGCCATTACGAGCGCTTACTACAGAGGAACGGTAGGTGCTCTAATTGTATACGACATCACTAGGAAAGTAACATTTGAAAACGTTGAGCGATGGCTAAAGGAGCTTCGTGAACACACAGATCAAAACATTGTAATCATGCTTGTAGGAAACAAGTCTGATCTTGGTCACTTACGAGCTGTTCAAACTGATGAAGCCAAAGGTTTTTCTGAAAGAGAGGATATCTTCTTCATGGAAACATCGGCTCTCGAGGCATTAAACGTTGAGAAAGCTTTCACTGAAGTATTAAGCCAAATTTATCGTGTTATGAGCCGAAAGGCGCTTGGTATCGGTAATGACCCTGCTTTTGTACCAAAGGGACAAACAATTAATATTGGAAGTAAAGATGATGTTTCTGCTGTTAAGAAAGCTGGATGCTGCTCTAACTGA